One Alnus glutinosa chromosome 3, dhAlnGlut1.1, whole genome shotgun sequence genomic region harbors:
- the LOC133864587 gene encoding probable indole-3-acetic acid-amido synthetase GH3.1, translating to MAVESQVSHPLGPPACENHTKALEFIEEMTRNIDAVQERVLAEILSRNADTEYLRRFRLNGKTDRDTFKSNVPVVTYEDLQPEIQRIANGDRSPILSSHPISEFLTSSGTSAGERKLMPTIHEELDRRQKLYSLLMPVMNLYVSGLDKGKGLYFLFVKAETKTPSGLLARPVLTSYYKSDHFKTRPYDPYNVYTSPNEAILCVDSFQSMYTQMLCGLIMREEVLRVGAVFASGLLRAIRFLQLNWQQLADDISTGTLNPKITDPSLRESISKLVKPNPELSEFITKECSEENWEGIITRIWPNTKYLDVIVTGAMTQYIPTLDYYSSGLPLSCTMYASSECYFGLNLKPMSTPSEVSYTIMPNMAYFEFLPHEPNAPALSRDSPPRLVDLADVEVGKEYELIITTYAGFNRYRVGDILQVTGFYNSAPQFQFLRRKNVLLSIDSDKTDEAELQKAIENATALIKEFNTSVVEYTSYADTKSIPGHYVIYWELLVKDPANSPTDEVLNQCCLAMEESLNTVYRQGRVADNSIGPLEIRVVKNGTFEELMDYAISRGASINQYKVPRCVNFTPIMELLDSRVISVHFSPAAPHWTPERRH from the exons ATGGCGGTTGAATCCCAGGTCTCGCACCCTCTTGGCCCTCCGGCATGCGAGAATCACACAAAGGCACTTGAGTTCATCGAGGAGATGACAAGGAACATAGACGCTGTGCAGGAGAGGGTTTTGGCGGAGATACTGAGTCGGAACGCAGACACCGAGTACCTCAGGCGGTTCCGGCTCAATGGGAAGACGGACCGCGATACTTTCAAGTCGAATGTCCCTGTGGTTACATATGAGGATCTTCAGCCTGAGATCCAACGTATTGCTAATGGTGACCGCTCTCCCATCTTGTCCTCTCACCCCATTTCCGAGTTCCTCACCAG CTCTGGGACTTCGGCTGGTGAGAGAAAATTGATGCCAACGATTCATGAAGAGTTGGACCGTCGCCAGAAATTGTACAGCCTTCTTATGCCGGTGATGAACCT ATATGTCTCGGGTTTAGACAAAGGGAAGGGACTCTACTTTTTGTTCGTGAAGGCGGAAACCAAGACTCCCAGTGGCCTCCTGGCACGTCCGGTACTCACCAGCTACTACAAGAGCGACCACTTCAAGACCAGGCCGTATGACCCTTACAATGTGTACACCAGCCCAAACGAGGCCATTCTCTGCGTCGACTCGTTTCAAAGCATGTATACACAGATGTTGTGCGGCCTCATTATGCGCGAAGAGGTCCTCCGAGTCGGTGCTGTTTTTGCCTCCGGCCTACTCAGAGCCATCCGATTCCTACAACTAAACTGGCAGCAATTGGCCGATGACATCTCAACCGGAACTTTAAACCCTAAAATCACAGACCCTTCTCTCCGGGAAAGCATTTCCAAACTTGTCAAACCAAACCCAGAACTCTCCGAGTTCATTACCAAGGAGTGTTCGGAAGAGAATTGGGAAGGAATAATCACAAGAATTTGGCCCAACACGAAATACCTAGACGTGATTGTAACGGGTGCGATGACCCAGTACATACCTACACTTGACTATTACAGCAGCGGGCTACCACTTTCTTGCACTATGTATGCATCTTCCGAGTGCTACTTTGGGCTTAATCTCAAACCAATGTCCACGCCTTCTGAAGTTTCCTACACCATCATGCCAAACATGGCTTACTTCGAGTTCTTGCCACATGAGCCGAACGCTCCAGCTCTATCTCGCGACTCACCTCCGCGGCTTGTGGACCTTGCCGACGTGGAAGTTGGGAAGGAATACGAGCTCATCATCACCACCTATGCCGGATTTAACCGCTACCGAGTGGGTGACATACTCCAAGTCACCGGCTTCTACAACTCGGCTCCGCAATTTCAGTTCCTAAGAAGAAAGAACGTGTTGTTGAGCATCGACTCGGACAAGACGGACGAGGCTGAGTTGCAGAAGGCCATAGAAAATGCAACAGCGCTCATAAAGGAATTCAACACGAGCGTGGTGGAGTACACGAGCTACGCAGACACGAAATCAATCCCAGGACACTACGTAATTTACTGGGAGTTGCTTGTAAAGGATCCGGCCAACTCACCCACAGATGAGGTCCTGAACCAATGCTGCTTAGCCATGGAGGAGTCGCTGAACACTGTGTACAGACAAGGCCGAGTCGCGGACAACTCCATTGGACCGCTTGAGATCAGGGTGGTTAAGAACGGTACGTTTGAGGAGCTCATGGACTACGCAATCTCTCGGGGAGCGTCGATCAACCAGTACAAAGTACCCAGGTGCGTGAATTTCACCCCCATCATGGAGCTCCTCGACTCCAGGGTGATCTCGGTGCATTTTAGCCCTGCTGCGCCGCATTGGACCCCTGAACGACGTCACTGA
- the LOC133864608 gene encoding probable indole-3-acetic acid-amido synthetase GH3.1 yields MAVESQVSYPLSPPASENHTKALEFIEEMTRNIDAVQERVLAEILSRNADTEYLRRFRLNGKTDRDTFKSNVPVVTYEDLQPEIQRIANGDRSPILSSHPISEFLTSSGTSAGERKLMPTIHEELDRRQKLYSLLMPVMNLYVSGLDKGKGLYFLFVKAETKTPSGLLARPVLTSYYKSDHFKTRPYDPYNVYTSPNEAILCVDSFQSMYTQMLCGLIMREEVLRVGAVFASGLLRAIRFLQLNWQQLADDISTGTLNPKITDPSLRESISKLVKPNPELSEFITKECSEENWEGIITRIWPNTKYLDVIVTGAMAQYIPTLDYYSSGLPLSCTMYASSECYFGLNLKPMSTPSEVSYTIMPNMAYFEFLPHEPNAPALSRDSPPRLVDLADVEVGKEYELIITTYAGLNRYRVGDILQVTGFYNSAPQFRFIRRKNVLLSIDSDKTDEAELQKAIENATALIKEFNTSVVEYTSYADTKSIPGHYVIYWELLVKDPANSPTDEVLNQCCLAMEESLNTVYRQGRVADNSIGPLEIRVVKNGTFEELMDYAISRGASINQYKVPRCVNFTPIMELLDSRVISVHFSPAAPHWIPERRR; encoded by the exons ATGGCGGTTGAATCCCAGGTCTCGTACCCTCTTAGCCCTCCGGCAAGCGAGAATCACACAAAGGCGCTTGAGTTCATCGAGGAGATGACAAGGAACATAGACGCTGTGCAGGAGAGGGTTTTGGCGGAGATACTGAGTCGGAACGCAGACACCGAGTACCTCAGGCGGTTCCGGCTCAATGGGAAGACGGACCGCGATACTTTCAAGTCGAATGTCCCTGTGGTTACCTATGAGGATCTTCAGCCTGAGATCCAACGTATTGCTAATGGTGACCGCTCTCCCATCTTGTCCTCTCACCCCATTTCCGAGTTCCTCACCAG CTCTGGGACTTCGGCTGGTGAGAGAAAATTGATGCCAACGATTCATGAAGAGTTGGACCGTCGCCAGAAATTGTACAGCCTTCTCATGCCGGTGATGAACCT ATATGTCTCGGGTTTAGACAAAGGGAAGGGACTCTACTTTTTGTTCGTGAAGGCGGAAACCAAGACTCCCAGTGGCCTCCTGGCACGTCCGGTACTCACCAGCTACTACAAGAGCGACCACTTCAAGACCAGGCCGTACGACCCTTACAATGTGTACACCAGCCCAAACGAGGCCATTCTCTGCGTCGACTCGTTTCAAAGCATGTATACACAGATGTTGTGCGGCCTCATTATGCGCGAAGAGGTCCTCCGAGTCGGTGCTGTTTTTGCCTCCGGCCTACTCAGAGCCATCCGATTCCTACAACTTAACTGGCAGCAATTGGCCGATGACATCTCAACCGGAACTTTAAACCCTAAAATCACAGACCCTTCTCTCCGGGAAAGCATTTCCAAACTTGTCAAACCAAACCCAGAACTCTCCGAGTTCATTACCAAGGAGTGTTCGGAAGAGAATTGGGAAGGAATAATCACAAGAATTTGGCCCAACACGAAATACCTAGACGTGATTGTAACGGGTGCGATGGCCCAGTACATACCTACACTTGACTATTACAGCAGCGGGCTACCACTTTCTTGCACTATGTATGCATCTTCCGAGTGCTACTTTGGGCTTAATCTCAAACCAATGTCCACGCCTTCTGAAGTTTCCTACACCATCATGCCAAACATGGCTTACTTCGAGTTCTTGCCACATGAGCCGAACGCTCCAGCTCTATCTCGCGACTCACCTCCGCGGCTTGTGGACCTTGCGGACGTGGAAGTTGGGAAGGAATACGAGCTCATCATCACCACCTATGCCGGACTTAACCGCTATCGAGTGGGTGACATACTCCAAGTCACCGGCTTCTACAACTCGGCTCCGCAATTTCGGTTCATAAGAAGAAAGAACGTGTTGTTGAGCATCGACTCGGACAAGACGGACGAGGCTGAGTTGCAGAAGGCCATAGAAAATGCAACAGCGCTCATAAAGGAATTCAACACGAGTGTGGTGGAGTACACGAGCTACGCAGACACGAAATCAATCCCAGGACACTACGTAATTTACTGGGAGTTGCTTGTGAAGGATCCGGCCAACTCACCCACAGATGAGGTCCTGAACCAATGCTGCTTAGCCATGGAGGAGTCACTGAACACTGTGTACAGACAAGGCCGAGTCGCGGACAACTCCATTGGACCGCTTGAGATCAGGGTGGTTAAGAACGGTACGTTTGAGGAGCTCATGGACTACGCAATCTCTCGGGGCGCGTCGATCAACCAGTACAAAGTACCCAGGTGCGTGAATTTCACCCCTATCATGGAGCTCCTCGACTCCAGGGTGATCTCGGTGCATTTTAGCCCTGCTGCGCCGCATTGGATCCCTGAACGACGTCGTTGA